Proteins co-encoded in one Cytophagia bacterium CHB2 genomic window:
- a CDS encoding YbgC/FadM family acyl-CoA thioesterase: MMKMIPFIERVFRVRHYECDPYGHVNHANYLRYMQEAAFDASAAVGYDIARYRALGRQWLIRETDITYLRPLTYGDTVVVKTWVADFRRVRSRRMYELRLADGNEAVATATTEWVFLDSETLRPATIPPEMVAAFRHPGIAPGERREPFPVAPPPPPGVHRMHRRVEWRDLDPAQHVNNANYLSYIEECNVGAAAAFGWPLDRIMAQGVAIVARRYRIEYSEPAVMNDELEVTSFLADVKRATAVRHNEVRRVRDGALLARAYSLWVFVDTIT; this comes from the coding sequence GTGATGAAAATGATCCCCTTTATCGAGCGCGTCTTTCGCGTGCGCCACTACGAGTGCGATCCCTATGGTCACGTCAACCACGCCAACTATCTGCGATACATGCAGGAGGCGGCTTTCGACGCCTCGGCCGCCGTCGGTTACGACATCGCGCGCTATCGCGCGCTGGGCCGGCAGTGGCTCATTCGCGAGACCGACATCACCTACTTACGACCGCTGACCTACGGTGACACGGTCGTCGTCAAGACGTGGGTGGCGGATTTTAGGCGCGTGCGCTCGCGGCGGATGTATGAGTTGCGGCTGGCCGATGGCAATGAGGCGGTGGCTACGGCCACGACTGAGTGGGTCTTTCTGGACAGCGAAACGTTGCGCCCGGCGACGATCCCGCCGGAGATGGTGGCCGCGTTCCGGCATCCCGGCATCGCCCCCGGCGAACGGCGGGAGCCGTTTCCCGTCGCGCCGCCGCCTCCGCCGGGCGTCCACCGCATGCATCGGCGCGTCGAGTGGCGCGACCTGGACCCGGCGCAGCACGTCAATAACGCCAACTATCTGAGTTACATCGAGGAATGTAATGTCGGCGCAGCCGCGGCCTTTGGCTGGCCGCTTGACCGGATCATGGCCCAGGGCGTGGCCATCGTTGCCCGCCGCTACCGCATCGAGTATAGCGAGCCGGCGGTGATGAATGATGAACTGGAAGTGACTTCATTTCTAGCTGATGTGAAGCGAGCCACGGCTGTGCGCCATAACGAAGTCCGCCGCGTCCGCGACGGGGCGCTGCTGGCCCGCGCCTATTCGTTGTGGGTCTTCGTTGATACGATCACG